From Onychostoma macrolepis isolate SWU-2019 chromosome 05, ASM1243209v1, whole genome shotgun sequence:
CTCTGTTAACATTACTGTGTTGTTAGCAACGATTTGTTTTCATAGGGTTCTGGGAAATATATCAGGGATAACAAATATGAGTTCAGAGAACTTTAACCTTGCGTGTTGAGGCTTGGTTGAAGTAATTGTATTAATTCCCTTTCAAAGATTGGTTTCCCTTTTTCCCTCTTCCATCTTAATATGCACACACCCAGGTTATCTCCCAATAGCTTTAATTGAATGTGAACCTGAGAGACTGTAAATGTTCTTACTCCCTCATACTTAAATGTAAGCCTCCATTAATCCACACCTATTGTTTCATAAGTCCTTAATTAGACTTTTCATTCATTTGGCATAATGTTAAATTCCACTACAAATGGATTAGAACCCCGGAGGAATACATGAACGTGCACATCCTTAACAAAGAAGCAGCAAGGGTGGTTTCAgctaaacaacataaaaatgacagacatcacatcacatcacatcacattgcaagacttatttaaaaaaaaaaaactttattaggATAACAATCCATTGCTTCAAAACATTCGAtgacaaaatgaaaatggttaTGACATTAACAGACACATGAGAAGATGAAATGAATATAGCCTAAAGACTGTATTGCTATACAATTGCAGGATTGCTACGCTATTGACCGTAACATGTTTTCTTGAAATGCTTACGTTCAGTTGCAATTCCTGCTATGTAatagagggggggggggggacacTTTAAATGAGGATGACAATACAaagtatttacaaaaaataaagaaaaaagaaaaaaaagaattaactattataactttttttttgttgtagaaCTACTCACCCTTCTCAACAGGAATGGCAACATATTTGGATAACAGTAATATAAGTgtgaaatattgtaaatattgatAGATGCTACACTAAAATTTTACTAAACTTAAAAACAGTGAATTAATATAATTCGTGTTGCTGAAGAAACACCTTTTTCCCTTAAAGGAGGAATCTGGAGGATGTGTGAAGAAAAAAGAATCATGCTAaagaaacaatttttaaaaactttggAATCTTGACATttgcagcattttattttaagtccaTTTGATGGTCTGCAAGACTACCAGAATCCCCTCTGTAGATGGAGCCTTAGGTGGAACAAGACATATTTATTGAACTAAGAGACTTAAAGCAGAAAGTTTATGTGGATTTATGGTGCGAACTGCTGATGGAGATCATGTAGATCAATCCTTGCTGGTGACATCATTAAGTTTCAAAGACTCTTCCTTAGCTTTATTCTTTTTGTCCCGTACTTCTCCCTCCACATGCCACCCCACCATCAGCTGGTACACAATCACACCAATAATGGATCCCAGGAAGGGGGCGAAGACGGGCACCAAAAACCAACACTGTCTGGTACTGTTGCAAACCAGAGGAGAAAACATTTGTAAGTTTTTACTGAAGTCTGTTTCATCAATGACAAGTGCAGATCAGCTCGAAAGCAATGCAAGTTGGTTCATGATGTAACTAATTAGTTCATGTAAtggaaattaaatgtttaaacttacGTGAAGACTTCACCACCCCAACCAGCCATGGCAGTGAAAAGACGAGGCCCGAAATCCCTAGCTGGGTTAACAGCATAACCAGAATTGAAGCCCATGGAGAGTCCAATGATAAGGACGCTGAATCCCACCGTGAAGGCCTCAAGACCTTGAGGGATTGGGTTGTTGTAGGGGTCCACAATGGCCAGGATGCAGACAATCAGAGATGCTGTGCCTATCACCTGTGAAGATGGTTATATTTTATAgatgtaaatataataaagataataaatataGTGCATCTAAGGGGACATCGTGATGGGACAAAAACTGTGATGGagggaaaaattatatttcaatgaaGTGCATTCACTCAAAAATAGCACTGAAAGAGTTTTGGGATTCTCAACGGAACGCAAAAGGTTTGTAAGAGAATGCAAAAGCAAATATATAGATTAGTTACAAGCTTGCAGTTACTGACCTGGTCAAAAAATCCATTCAAGATGGTGAGATGTGGGTTTGGGTACGTAGCAAAAATACCAGCAGTGGCTTTTTCCCCAGTTACAAGCAACTCATTTTTTTCTCCAGCATAATCATACAttgcatctaaaataaaaaataagaaaaaagtgtaagaaaaagaagaaacataATATACAGTTTCGTCAAGAAAGagaattaatattacataacaTGTACCATGGTATTCAGCAAAGATAATTGCGGCACCCAAGAAGGCTCCAATTGTTTGGAACAGAAAGTACACAGGGAACTTTCTCCATTTTTCTCTTCCCAAGAGGCAGAGAGCAAATGTAACCGCTGGATTTAAATGTCcgcctaaaaaaaacaaaaaaacaaaacttttcatcCCATATGTTGATCTGCAAAGAGGTTTTTATAAAAACTCAGTGCAACAGCTTAGGATGCAATTTTAGAGGAGTTTACCAACCTGACACCTGGCCACAAACCAAGATTCCAAGGGTAGCAGCAAACCCGAAAGCAAGGTTTACAGAGAGAAAGCGACCATGACTTTCTCCACTTAGTACCATTTGGGCCACCGCACCACAACCAAACATCTGTAAATGTTGTGAAACAAGAACATGTGTTAATCACTATTTGAAAACAACACAATTTTTATGTGTACCATTTATATCAGAACAAAGCTTTTTTGACTCATTTTACCAACTATGAGTAGGCCTTTCACATCATTGTGAGTCACAACATATACTTTAAACTGGCGATGAAAATAGCAGGTTGCGTTTCAAACTCTGCTAAAAATAAACTAAGTATTCCCTTTTGTTCAAACACTACAAATCTATAGTGACTAAGGGTTGCAATTTTTCACATATGACATCTCAGACAGGTCATTACAAGTCCCTTCTGACAAAAAGCAATTTCAAGCTGCTTGTGGCTGAAGTTTCCATTGTAAAGGTCACCTCAGAGTTGAACTGAAATACTTGTGGCATTATACTGAACTATCAGGATCACGCAACAACTGGGGTGCATTGAAGAGCTTTCATAAGTGTAAATCTCAGCAACAACGTCAACAAAATTCTAAAAAAGGCATCTCACGAAACCAATTTATCACCTAAACATGGCCCTAAGTATCCTTTTGAATTCAGTAATGAGAGCTAAATGCAAACCTTGGGTTATTCAATTTATATCACTTTTTTGTGTGTCCAAAGACCCATTGTTCTTAGACTGTTTCTACTCTAGGAAGAACATCCGCTGATAAAGTCACCTTCACAGACCAAGAGCATGATCAAAGTAGCTCGCACACGAATACCTTTTGCTGCTCAGCAAACATCACATCCGTTGAGTGATCCAGTTATCGCATGACCTCTCTATTTAAGTATTATCTCTGGTATAACCCGTGCCACACACCTTAAAAACAAACTATGAGTTACTTCTTGAAATGAGTTGTTTTTTCTACAGTGCTTGTAAAATCGCACAGTGAAGATTTTGTAGCAGCAGTTTGGTGTCAATTCCCTCTTTAATGAGTGTCATATTTCATACCACACTGTGACTGTCATGTCACACCCCTGACTGCAGAGGCAGTAGTTTCTATACTGCAGTCTGCCACGTGTGACACATTTATCAAACATTCAGTTAAGTGCAAGGTTTGATATCACTGTGTAGAAAACTAGTGGTGAATCGTGGGACTGTCAGGCATGTTTTTCTGTTAGTCATTTTTCACTCtcgtgaaatatttaaataactaaaaaattaCTGCATTAATTTCAAACATAAAATACAGATTTTACATGTTTAGAATAGGATTAAATGGATTTCAAAACGAATCCTTGGTGTTGATGTGACAAATGTGCTCTGATAATATTGACACAGTGCCTTAAGGTGATTCATTAAACCTCAACATATTAAGTTATCACGTGTGGATTGTGGCATCATAATAGATTGGTGAAACAAGTATTATTCATCGAAGGCTTTGGCACGCGCCTCTGTGCTGCACGTTGCATTATTACATGCCTATCTGCGCTGTTTGTTACAGAGAAAATCACCACTAAATTAGGGAGGATGtttaagcaattttttttctgtttatcatGTGTGTGAAGAGCATTTCTCATGAACAGGACTGAGATACTATCCACCTTTCTTTCTTATCTATTTGCAAATCAATTCCTTTAAGCATAGTTCCTCTGTACATAATTAACATTTATCAATGAAAGACTTCCTTTATGTGTTGTAAAGGTACGTTTCaattgtttttgtatgttttgtgcATACAATCAAAGTCAGTGGGATGCAAAACTAcgccactgactttcattgtatttaaaaaaagttcttcttttgtgcttcatagaagaaagccatacaggtttgagcgactttttaaattgtaaattttaACAGATTTTTGGATAGTTTCTGTCTGAAGTATTCCTTGGACCAGCTGAAAGAAACTAAAATACACTGGTGTAAGATCAGCATTCCAGAATCCACACCAATGTGTGCACAATAATGCAGATATAAATGCTAATTTGCAATAATCTACCATTCACTTATTTGCTTGTGGAAATTCTGAGTGCATGTACCAAAGTAAACATTACAGTCTATCTTTGTCATCAATCTGAGTGAGAAGAAAAGCAACTCAACTGGTGCTCTACTGTAAGTCTCATGTGTGCAACATTACACTACAATATAAAATTTACTCCTGACTTTTATTACAGATTATGTGAGACATAAACATGCTGTTTCAGACTATTTGACAAACTGCATTTGTATTAAGTTGCACTGACCTCAGCTCTGATGCTGACAATAAGTAATTCATGATTGAGGAGAAATACCCACCACCAGGATGAGAGTCCCCAAGCATTCAGCAAGTCCCTGGCGCAGTAGCTTGTTGCGGATCTGGAAAGTGTGTGCAAGCTTATCCAGCATGGCCTTCTGCCAACCCATCTTTCAACCAAGTCCGGATGTCTTCCTTTGCCTGTGTGAAACAACCTGTATGTCCCTCAGAGATGTATGCTCATGTAAGGGCCAGTGCTCTGCTCTTATAGACATGAGATACCAGGACCAGCCCTTCATGCATCTGCCTGCCCCCTTACacccttcacacacacacacacacacacacacacacatgaacactCACCTATACACCACATTAACTCCCTCGATCCCTCCCTGTATTATTCACATATGAACTCACACCATTTCACACTGCATTCCTCTCTATTATAGAACAGGTTCTTCCCTCTTTTTCTCTTCCCTTTTTTTGAAAACTGCTGAAACATCATCACCCACTATTTAGacttttagtttaaaaatggGGCTGAGTGTGAAACTTTAGAGGCAGATTAGGCTAATCTCTAAAGGGTCAGCATAGGAGAAGAGTTTCATTTTGAGTTAACATGAAACATGACTAATAAGGCTCTGACTCCAGGAATGGGCAGGGCCGTTTGCTTAGTTGTATATGATTCATGAAATCTGTTAGGCCACTAATGATGCTGATTAGGCACTAAATGAATCTaaacacatatttatttattcatttgatttattttgtatttttatttacaatttcatGGCCATAAATATTCTGGAATAATTTAAACCGCAAAACAAGAGAATTGGTTTGAAATCAGTGGTCGCCAACTCGACCATCGATAGAATGGTAACGTTAGATCTTTATcaaaggtgatttttttttttttttaatctgctcACACACTGTGTTACATTGTTGTTACTGTACATTGCTACAGAGTTTTCTGGGTTGCATcagttttaaagtttaaaaccAAAGCatgaaataatacaaatgcaACGGTCCACCGGCCATAAATCGGAGTAAATTTCAGCCCTTTTTTGgtccaaaatatttattttgacaagTCTCTATTCCGGAATTGCACACGTTTTCATTGCAATCATTtcccaaaatgtaatttgtgtggaACTGTTACGAAGTCTGTAAACGACCGTTAACAGAGAGGCCAGAGACGCTGAGGACCGACGCAAAACTGAACCAGGCAGAGCGAGCTCACTGTTCACGATGGACGAAATATAGGtagaaaaatattcatattgttttggaggtttatatgaatgtatcacTAAAGGGAAATGACTGTGTTCAAATAAGTTTCAGTGGCATTTTCTTTTCCACTTACCTCCGTATAAACAAGTAGCCTAGTATTTTGAAGtacagcgctgctttgtttacagcggtaaccaaggaaacgcgatattgctgtttttctataagcgccacctgctgcaTTCAGTGAGTGAATTTGCGTCTCATTCAGTCCGTCTGCTTTGTTTCGGTCAGATCatttatttagtataattttacaaagctaaaATCAGACCAAAGTGTGTGAGTAAAGTGGTTCGACCCTTGTCTTATATTTAACTTTGCCCTATGTAAAAAGGTGTTTATTAAGTTAAAACATATTTGTCATGATAAATgtggtcttccagccagttctatcaaacctctGCATCTAATCCAGAATGCTGCAGCAAGAGTACTCTTTAACAAGTCAAAAAGAGGCATGTCACActtctgtttatcaatttgcacgggctaccaatagctgcttgcataaaattcaaggcattgatgTTTGCCTATAACAATCACTGGCTCTATTcactacttcagacttatgtgccctcaAGAAACTTGCGCTTTGCAACTGAACAGCACATTGCCTTCTCTATTgccctcatttgtaagtcgctttggataaaagcatctgctaaatgattaaatgtaaattgctTGTGATGTCCCTCATTTCTATGtcagtttaaataataatatcagTTAAATGCAAAAACCACTGGGCATGACCTGCCAAGCAAAATGTgcaaaaaccttttaaaaatcCGTTTTTCTCTTCTTGGAAAACAGAACattttagacatgaacaagtaATGTGTCTCTGAACGGTCCTTGGTCACTGtccaacttttaaaaaaaaagatttaaccCTAAAAAGGGCAAGATCATAAAGAGACATCAGAAAATTAATATATTGGTATTTTCCATCTTACttggacacaaataatacacttttcttttttttttttttagacatgagttttattattattattattttttttttaaatgtttgtattcCCTAGGATATGTTGCCCCTTCAGGTGTATAACAAGTGAACTGAAAACAGAATGCTTATTTGGTGATGCTGGTTACAACATTTTAgccacatttttaaaacattttgttctCTCACAACTTACGGTAAACATTCATtgtaacatatataaaataagaataatgtctatttatgaatatattagCCTACTGTTTCATAGTTGATACAcatttctacactgtaaaaagttgagccaacttaaaattttaaggcaaccagcttcagcagatttttgagtttgctcaacttatttttgtaggagattctcaaatttttgttgtataaacttaaaacaaggtgagaaaactcaaaaatctgctgaagctggttgccttaaaattttaatttggctcaactttttttttttttacagtgtagggccTATAAATTCtaatgatcaaaactttgctgatTAACCCACAATCTACTGTACTTCATGGCTTCTGACCTTTGATTGATGGCTTTATCAagtctttttgctgtgaaatctttttttatgaggtaaaaataacttttatattgtttaacCCTCTACAGCATGGTGTAGCCATATGGCAACATACACTTTGTGTTCATTTCCTTGCCACTGTGTCTTTAAGAGAACATTCTCGGTTTTTTTTGTTGGAAAGAGAAGACCTTTGTTTAGCCAATGATGTGCTTTGGTTAAGTCACGtgacatgcagtttttttctgtggagcGATTTCTGATAGACTGCCATCTCTTGTCAGTAGAGGTCTGCAAGCCCGTCGGGTCCCGCGCTGCACGCTGAGTCCATTCGGActagaagggggaaaaaagacgggctcgggttggactcgggccgagaattctgataagctgtcggacacgggccgggctagggcctgagcgtctcgggccagggccgggctagggcctaaattttagGCCCGTGTAGGGCTCTACTTGTCAGTAGTTGCTGAAAGCAAACTAAAACGTCAGTAAAAAACGACCAAAGGACCAGCCCGTGtcacatgcacaaaaaaatcataaagatCACCTCAGATAAATTATAATGACATATTCACTACtcaaaaagtttttatgaaattagtttttggtaaatcaatcaaattgccttatttttttaacttatttactTATAGTTAATTTAGCTCTTTAATGTGTTCTTGTGCTTGAATAGAGTAAGATcgcttaaatgttttaatgcgaatgtcagtcctctgtcgtgtgtgtcatgtgttcccgcctcttgtgtccatatttggtcatgttcctgtccttgttaagtgtgattattaattaagtcttgtccagctgtgttttcgtctaattatcagtgattgtcatgtgtatttagttcctgcctgtttagttagtagTTCGTCTGGTCTGCTCGTTATTCCCCgatgttcctgtctgtgtgaaccttgccttgccttgtcttgccctgtcctgatgtcaccattaaagactattattttgaagttactcctcgtctccatgttcctcgttcctccctgctgtgtgcaccgtgacagaagaccagacctaaACAGTAAGCGGCGCCCCTTCACCACGTTTtgttttccgttttttttttttaagtcttttgttttgaaaaaacCTTGTCTTGTCCGCGGAGACTTGTCTGGGGCAGGCGGCTTCTCTTGCTGTGGCCACGGAGGCCATTCCAGCCGCCTGCCTCCCTGTCGTGGAGGTGGTTGCTGAGGGACCCTGTGAGGGCCCGGACTCCTTGTCATGCCCAGAGGAAGCCTCAGCGTCCACGCTAGCCCAGGagggcttcctgttcctgtgggcTGTCCTGTCTGTATGTCTGGCCTGTCCCAGTCCTGTTCCTGTCTGTTTAGCCCTGGAGGGCTATCCTGTCTTGTCCAGTGTGTGTCTGGCCCGTTTCCTGTTCGTTAAGCCCCGGAGGGCTCCTGATACCCCCTAGATTCCCCAAGGAAATTTTGTAGAGCTCGGGGTAGTGTGGGCGGGCCGAAGAATGTGGCCATGGCCATGAAGAccatccgccatggcctcctgaacTCCCTGCAccaccatggcctcctgagctcccAGCCCTGTCATGGCCTCCGTCTGTCTGTTACGCTCTGGAGGTTcctgtccatgtctgtcctgaggggcctccagagtgccTCCCTCCCGGAACTGTTACGGCGCGAgtcgcgccttccgggaggggggagtaatgtcagtcctctgtcgtgtgtgtcatgtgttcccgcctcttgtgtccgtATTTGGTCACGTTcctgtacttaagtgtgttttattagttaagtcttgtccagctgtgttttcgtctaattatcagtgattgtcatgtgtatttagttcctgcctgtttagttagtagttcgtctggtctactcgttattccccggtgttcctgtctgtgtgaaccttgtcttgccctgtcctgatgtcaccattaaagactattattttgaagttactcctcgtctccgtgttcctcgttcctccctgctgtgtgcaccgtggcAGCGAAAGGCTTAGAAACACAAAGAATTGACCAACAGCACTAGTCCGATTAGAGTAGTGACAGATCAGTCATCTGTCccgattgtttttttttttttaaaccgtcCTCTGGCTATCAGACAGTCATTATATTGGAGACCTGACTTAGTCATGATTAAATATGTTGGCATAGATTGGCAGCATAAAtgaattatatgcatttatttgtaaatgtaacCAATTTAAAACGAAAGTGAATGCGGGGAattcaaagatttgtttttggCTTCCTCTAGTGGACTGCAATTGTCCTCTAGTCTAGAGGGGTCATTTTTGCCCGGACAATATAAGTCTATGGGAAATTTGTgatgtttaataattatttatacgAAAACTAGCAGCAAACTACACATCAGGGCCCAGGCC
This genomic window contains:
- the aqp3a gene encoding aquaporin-3a isoform X1, with amino-acid sequence MGWQKAMLDKLAHTFQIRNKLLRQGLAECLGTLILVMFGCGAVAQMVLSGESHGRFLSVNLAFGFAATLGILVCGQVSGGHLNPAVTFALCLLGREKWRKFPVYFLFQTIGAFLGAAIIFAEYHGTCYVILILFLDETVYYVSSFSYTFFLFFILDAMYDYAGEKNELLVTGEKATAGIFATYPNPHLTILNGFFDQVIGTASLIVCILAIVDPYNNPIPQGLEAFTVGFSVLIIGLSMGFNSGYAVNPARDFGPRLFTAMAGWGGEVFTTRQCWFLVPVFAPFLGSIIGVIVYQLMVGWHVEGEVRDKKNKAKEESLKLNDVTSKD
- the aqp3a gene encoding aquaporin-3a isoform X2 yields the protein MGWQKAMLDKLAHTFQIRNKLLRQGLAECLGTLILVMFGCGAVAQMVLSGESHGRFLSVNLAFGFAATLGILVCGQVSGGHLNPAVTFALCLLGREKWRKFPVYFLFQTIGAFLGAAIIFAEYHDAMYDYAGEKNELLVTGEKATAGIFATYPNPHLTILNGFFDQVIGTASLIVCILAIVDPYNNPIPQGLEAFTVGFSVLIIGLSMGFNSGYAVNPARDFGPRLFTAMAGWGGEVFTTRQCWFLVPVFAPFLGSIIGVIVYQLMVGWHVEGEVRDKKNKAKEESLKLNDVTSKD